GCTGGTGGCGTACCGGTTGGCCTGGCCGCTCCAGGTGACGTCGTTGAGTCCGGCGTAGCCGCGTACGAAGTGGGTCCCGGCGACGGGTGCGGTGGTGGTGGAGGCGGGGTTGATCCAGGTGTCCGAACCGAGCGCCCCGCACACGGGGTTGGCGAGGGCGGCGGTCGGCAGGGGGTAGGAGTCGAGGGTACGGAGGCGGTAGCCGTCGGGGTCCGGTTTGGGGGTGGGGCCCAGCTCCATGCGGGCGGCCTCCGCCGTGTCGGGGACCTCGGTGACGCAGGCGGGGCAGAGCGGTTCGGGGAGCAGGGGGAAGGTGGCCGTGGCGAGGGTGGCCAGGTCGATGCGGGTCACCTGGGGGAGCGCGCGGTCGGCGGGGGTGGCTTCGGGGCTCGCGGGGGTGGAGCGGGGGCTCGCGGGGGCCGCGTCCGGGCGGCTGCCGTGACCGCCCAGGACCGCGCTGTACGTGGCCCAGACCGCGTCCACCGCGTACCGCGTGAGCACCGGCCAGTGCACCGCCCCCCGTGGCTCGTGCCCCAGCTCCAGCGCCTCCCGCTCGGACCGGCTCCGGAGCCGCTGCCACCGCATCGCCAGGCACTGCCCGCAGGCCCCCTCGGACGGCCCGCCGCCCCAGGGGCCGATCAGCACGGCCCGCGAGGTCAGCTGGACGTTGGCGGCGGGCCGGGTGCCGGCGTACGGGTCCCGGTGGCCGAAGCCGAGCGTGTCGGCGGCCCCGAGCGGAACGACGTAGGGGGCGGGAAGCGCCATCCCGGAGTGGCGGGCCGACAGAGCGGCCTGGAGCTGGGCGCGCGCCACGTCCAGGGGGGTCGAAGCGGTGGCCGTCGTCATGTCTTGTCGCTCCAGCGGAAGGTCTTCAGCGCCACCGCGCCGAGGACGAGGGCGAATCCGGCGAGCACCGCACAGGCGACGCCGATGTCCGTCAGAGTGCCGCCGCCGGTCAGCGCGCCGGATACCCCGTCGTTGAGGTAGCGCAGCGGCAGGACGCGGGAGAGGCTCTGCATCCACTGCGGCATGGCGTCCAGCGGGAAGAACGAACCGGAGAGGAACGCCATCGGGATCATCAGGCAGTTGGCGACGGCGGCGACCGCCTCCGGGGTCCTCGCGTAGCTGCCGACGATGACCCCGAGCGCGAGGAACGCGGTGATCCCGAGCACCAGCACCGGCAGGGCGAGCGGCCAGCGGCCGTCCAACTGGAGTCCGAAGGAGGGCAGTAGAGCAACCGCTACGAACAGCACCGCCTGTACGGCTCCGATGGCGAGCGCCAGCACATAGCGCGAGGCGAGCACGGCCGAGACGGGCGTGGGCGTCATCCGGATCAGCCGGAGGATGTCGTCGCGCCGCCACTGCATGAGGACGAACCCGACACCGAAGACGGCGGCGTTGCCGACGCCCCAGGACAGGACGCCGGGCGCGATGTAGTTGATGTAGGGCTTGCCGCTCTCCTCGACGGTCTGGCCGTGGAAGATCAGCCCGAAGACGACGAGGAAGATCAGGGGGAAGGCGAAGGTGAAGAAGAGGGTGGTGCGGTCGCGGGTGTAGGCCCGGTATCCGGCCTGGCTCAGCGCGGTGTAGGCGCTCATGAGGTGTCTCCGTATCGGTGGTTCCGTGCAAGGGGTCTGGTTCTCAACGGAGTTACGGCTGTGGGGCTCCGGTCCCGGTCAGCGCCAGGTACACGTCCTCCAGGCTCGCCGTCCTGGTCTGTACGCCCTGGAGCCCGGCGATCTCGTCGACGGCGGCCAGCACCTGGCCCGAGGTGAGGGTCTCTAGCACGATGGAGCCGCCCTCCTCGGTGACCCGGTCCACGCCCGGGATGGCGCGGGCCTGCGCGGGCGTGAGGCGGTCGGCCGGGACCAGGAGCCGGGTGGTGGGGCTGGAGGCGGCGATGAGCCGGCCGGGGCTGTCCAGGGCCGCGACCCTGCCCTCGACCATGATCGCGACCCGGTCGCAGAGCGCCTCGGCCTCGTCCAGGTGGTGGGTGGTGTAGACGATGGTGCGGCCCGCGCCCTTGAGGTCCCGGAGCACCTGCCAGAGCGAACGGCGGGCCTGCGGGTCGAGGGCGGCGGTCGGCTCGTCCAGGAAGATCAGCTCGGGGTCGTGGACGAGGGCGGAGGCGATGGCGAGCCGCTGCCGCTGGCCGCCCGAGAGGTCGTCGACCCGGGTGTCCCCCTGCTCGGTGAGGCCGACGGAGGCGAGGGCCCGCTCGGCGGCGGCCGCGTCGCACCGGTAGAGGGCGGCCATGGTGACCAGGTGTTCGCGGGCGGTCAGCCGGACGAAGAACGCGGAGCTCTGGGTCTGTACGCCGAGCCGGGGCAGCAGGGCGGTGTTGCGCGGCCAGGGGCTCTCGCCCAGGACCGCCACCCTGCCGGAGTCGGCGCGCCGCTGCCCCTCCATGATCTCGACGAGGGTGGTCTTGCCCGCCCCGTTGGGCCCGAGCAGCCCGAAGAACTCCCCGCGGGCGACGGTCAGCGAGACCCCGTCGACGGCCCGGGTGGCGCCGTACGTCTTGTGGACGTCGGCCAGGGCCACGGCGGCGGGTCCGGCGGCCGGTTCCGCCGGGGGGTCGTGCGGGGTGCGGGGGGCGGTGGACGTCATGGAACTCTCCTTGAGGGGAACATCAGGCCGTCAGCAGGCACATCGGGCCATCAGCGGGTGCATCAGGTTGTCAGCAGATGATGGGCGCCCGCGACGACCGCCGCGACCACAGCGGCGAGAACAAGCACCGTGCCCAACGCATAGGCCGGATAAGCGATTCGGGCGCGGCGGGGGTAGGCCGACGCCTCCGGGGAGCGGCGCAGCGCGAGCCGCAGGTAGCCGCCGGCGGAGGCGGCGAGACCGGTGGCCCCGGCGAGCTGGCTCGCGATTCTGTAGCCGTCCAGCGGCGGCAGCGGCACGAGCATCGCGAACGCCTGGACGCTGCCGAGGAGCAGCAGCGCGGCGAGCGCCTCGTGCGTGGCGTCGTCCAGCGGGGCGAAGAGCCACAGTCCGCAGAAGGGCAGCAGGAAGAGGAGGTTCATCACCGCGCCCGCGACAGCGGTGGCGATGCGGTGCCGACGGCGCGCCAGATAGAGGTAGTTGTCGACGGTGCAGTACATGATGACGACGGGCAGCCGCCACCGCAGCCCGATCTCCGCGACCTGCCCGCCGTAGTGCCGGGCCACCACGCCGTGGGCCAGCTCGTGGAGGGCGGTGCTCAGCCAGAGCAGGATGGCCGTACCGGTCAGCAGGACCGGGTTGGTGAACAATTCCCGGACAGCGATGAGGAGTTCACCGGTGCGGCTGGCGACGGCCGCCTCCATCGCCACGATCAGCACCAGCAGCGGCACCATCGCCCACGGTGTGAGCAGGAAGCCGAAGACCCGGTGGAGGCGGGCGGTGGTGGCGTCGGCGTCGGCGACCAGGGGGAGGGTGCCGCGCAGGAGGGTGCGGGGTTCATCCGCGACAACGGGGACCCTGGGGGCGGGCGTTCCGGCCAGCAGCCCCTTCGTCCCGAGCATGGTGAGGATCTGCTGCCAGTGCGCGTCGCCCAGCCGCCGCCCGTACTCCCCCGCGTACTCCTCACCGATCTCCGCGAGGCTCCGCTCGCCGTCCATCCGGGCGATGAGGAAGTGCTCCTTGGCGCCGACCTTGAAGGAGTTGCCGCTCCCGGTGTCCTTGATGAGGTGGACGGTCGCGGCGCCGTCGAGCAGCGGATCGCTGAGCAGGACACGGGGCCGCAGCTCGGGCCGGTAGGCGGCGAGCCCGGCAGAAGCCCCGGACACCCCGGAAGCCCCGGGCGCACTCATACGGCCCCCCCTGCGGGCCCGGCGGCGGGCTCCTTCAGAACCCGGCCCAGAACATGGCTGAGATACGCCTCGTCCCGGATGGTCACGTGCA
This DNA window, taken from Streptomyces griseus subsp. griseus, encodes the following:
- a CDS encoding ABC transporter permease — its product is MSAYTALSQAGYRAYTRDRTTLFFTFAFPLIFLVVFGLIFHGQTVEESGKPYINYIAPGVLSWGVGNAAVFGVGFVLMQWRRDDILRLIRMTPTPVSAVLASRYVLALAIGAVQAVLFVAVALLPSFGLQLDGRWPLALPVLVLGITAFLALGVIVGSYARTPEAVAAVANCLMIPMAFLSGSFFPLDAMPQWMQSLSRVLPLRYLNDGVSGALTGGGTLTDIGVACAVLAGFALVLGAVALKTFRWSDKT
- a CDS encoding ABC transporter ATP-binding protein, whose product is MTSTAPRTPHDPPAEPAAGPAAVALADVHKTYGATRAVDGVSLTVARGEFFGLLGPNGAGKTTLVEIMEGQRRADSGRVAVLGESPWPRNTALLPRLGVQTQSSAFFVRLTAREHLVTMAALYRCDAAAAERALASVGLTEQGDTRVDDLSGGQRQRLAIASALVHDPELIFLDEPTAALDPQARRSLWQVLRDLKGAGRTIVYTTHHLDEAEALCDRVAIMVEGRVAALDSPGRLIAASSPTTRLLVPADRLTPAQARAIPGVDRVTEEGGSIVLETLTSGQVLAAVDEIAGLQGVQTRTASLEDVYLALTGTGAPQP
- a CDS encoding peptidase M50 — protein: MSAPGASGVSGASAGLAAYRPELRPRVLLSDPLLDGAATVHLIKDTGSGNSFKVGAKEHFLIARMDGERSLAEIGEEYAGEYGRRLGDAHWQQILTMLGTKGLLAGTPAPRVPVVADEPRTLLRGTLPLVADADATTARLHRVFGFLLTPWAMVPLLVLIVAMEAAVASRTGELLIAVRELFTNPVLLTGTAILLWLSTALHELAHGVVARHYGGQVAEIGLRWRLPVVIMYCTVDNYLYLARRRHRIATAVAGAVMNLLFLLPFCGLWLFAPLDDATHEALAALLLLGSVQAFAMLVPLPPLDGYRIASQLAGATGLAASAGGYLRLALRRSPEASAYPRRARIAYPAYALGTVLVLAAVVAAVVAGAHHLLTT